In Actinomycetota bacterium, a genomic segment contains:
- the pyrR gene encoding bifunctional pyr operon transcriptional regulator/uracil phosphoribosyltransferase PyrR: MFVKTVVSADQLGRTIVRIAHEILEKDQEPGQLALVGIHTRGAHLAHRLAKLMEQFTGQEIAVGELDISLYRDDVAARGSLTVRSRLAQPEIKGTNLPFSIDDMTIVLVDDVLFTGRTIRAAIDALFDYGRPSSIQLAVLVDRGHRELPIRPDFVGKNLPTATDERINVRLSEVDGEDEIVLEATREGVES; this comes from the coding sequence ATTTTTGTCAAGACAGTAGTCTCCGCCGATCAGCTCGGGCGCACTATCGTCCGCATCGCCCACGAGATCCTCGAGAAAGACCAGGAGCCGGGGCAGCTGGCTCTGGTCGGCATCCACACCCGCGGCGCCCATCTGGCGCATCGCCTCGCCAAACTCATGGAGCAGTTCACCGGCCAGGAGATTGCCGTGGGCGAACTCGATATCTCCCTCTACCGTGACGACGTCGCCGCCCGGGGCAGCCTCACCGTGCGCTCGCGGCTGGCGCAGCCGGAGATCAAGGGAACCAACCTGCCTTTTAGTATCGACGACATGACCATCGTGCTGGTCGATGACGTGCTTTTCACCGGACGCACCATCCGCGCCGCCATCGACGCGCTTTTCGATTACGGCCGGCCGTCGAGCATCCAGCTGGCGGTGCTGGTCGACCGCGGTCACCGCGAGCTGCCCATCCGGCCGGATTTTGTCGGCAAGAACCTTCCCACCGCGACGGACGAGCGCATCAACGTGCGGCTCTCCGAGGTCGACGGGGAGGACGAGATCGTCCTGGAAGCGACCCGCGAGGGGGTAGAGTCATGA
- a CDS encoding aspartate carbamoyltransferase catalytic subunit: MNRHLLSMNDLSHEDIESLLATARVDFLDLSKRDIKKVPTLRGRTVIDLFYEKSTRTSTSFELAGKRLSADVINVKADSSAVGKGESLKDTTLTLNAYRPDIIVIRHPHVGAAAFVSRFTEAHVINAGDGMGEHPTQSLLDIFSLQQEFGELKGLKVAIVGDILHSRVARSNLIGFQKMGMKVTLVAPPSLLPRGVEAFGVEAAHSLDALAGMDVIYLLRMQKERHEGANYLPSLREYIAAYQVGLRHVGKGQRVLHPGPINRGVEIEGALADSQENLILQQVEAGLAVRMAVLYRIIVDNAAADTAADSEPVAGKASSGKSGGKSGSNIDEAVKNIHAVG, translated from the coding sequence ATGAACCGCCACCTGCTCTCCATGAATGACCTTTCCCATGAGGATATCGAATCGTTGCTGGCGACGGCGCGCGTGGACTTCCTCGATCTTTCCAAGCGCGACATCAAAAAGGTGCCGACGCTTCGCGGCCGTACCGTAATTGACCTTTTCTATGAGAAGAGCACCCGCACGAGCACTTCGTTCGAACTGGCGGGCAAACGGCTTTCCGCAGATGTCATAAACGTCAAGGCCGACTCCAGCGCTGTCGGCAAGGGCGAGTCGCTCAAGGATACGACCCTGACCCTGAACGCCTACCGGCCGGACATCATCGTCATCCGCCATCCCCATGTGGGGGCGGCGGCGTTCGTATCACGCTTCACCGAAGCGCATGTGATCAACGCCGGTGATGGCATGGGAGAGCATCCCACCCAGAGCCTGCTCGACATCTTTTCCCTGCAGCAGGAGTTCGGGGAGCTGAAGGGCCTCAAAGTGGCGATCGTCGGCGACATCCTCCACAGCCGCGTCGCCCGGTCGAACCTGATCGGTTTCCAGAAGATGGGCATGAAGGTGACGCTGGTGGCGCCGCCTTCGCTGCTCCCGCGCGGCGTAGAGGCATTCGGCGTGGAAGCCGCCCACAGCCTGGATGCCCTCGCTGGCATGGACGTCATCTACCTGCTGAGGATGCAGAAGGAGCGCCATGAGGGCGCCAACTACCTGCCTTCCCTGCGCGAGTATATCGCCGCCTACCAGGTCGGCCTGCGTCACGTAGGCAAGGGTCAACGGGTGCTGCACCCGGGACCAATCAACCGTGGAGTCGAGATCGAGGGTGCCCTGGCGGATTCGCAGGAGAACCTGATCCTGCAGCAGGTGGAGGCCGGGCTGGCGGTCCGTATGGCGGTTCTTTACCGTATCATCGTCGACAATGCCGCCGCCGACACGGCCGCTGATAGCGAGCCGGTGGCCGGCAAGGCCTCAAGCGGTAAATCCGGCGGCAAATCCGGCTCCAATATCGATGAAGCTGTCAAGAATATCCACGCGGTGGGATGA